In the Posidoniimonas corsicana genome, one interval contains:
- a CDS encoding galactose-1-phosphate uridylyltransferase, which produces MNELRSDPLTGRTVLYASGRAGRPNDFAPAALDAGGGSPPADCPFCAGHESLTPPALAERVGPDGRWRQRVVPNKYPICGRREDDVCLGSHEVVIESPRHVTNTTELGQDGLAGVLGVYAERLAHWRADGRFPFRMAFKNVGPSAGASLTHLHSQIVALPMLSTQQEIEAALLASQDSPADAWRAWRERELADPARLLAEDAGLVAFCPTVSRASGEFWVVPRHGGPFFEDALPDASASDRMAALLFPLVARLEQRILPAGYNLIVSTAPTTGVLADAFCWRLEVVPRVASLAGFELGAGMFINTLPPDEAAALLRG; this is translated from the coding sequence ATGAACGAGCTGCGCAGCGATCCTCTCACCGGCCGCACGGTGCTGTACGCCAGCGGCCGCGCCGGCCGCCCCAATGACTTCGCCCCGGCCGCGCTCGATGCCGGCGGCGGGTCGCCCCCCGCCGATTGCCCGTTCTGCGCCGGGCACGAGTCGCTCACCCCGCCCGCGCTCGCCGAACGCGTCGGGCCCGACGGCCGCTGGCGGCAGCGGGTGGTGCCCAACAAGTACCCCATCTGCGGCCGCCGCGAGGACGACGTGTGCCTCGGCTCGCACGAGGTGGTGATCGAGAGCCCGCGTCACGTGACCAACACCACCGAGCTCGGCCAGGACGGGCTCGCCGGCGTGCTGGGCGTCTACGCCGAGCGACTGGCGCACTGGCGGGCGGACGGGCGGTTCCCGTTCCGGATGGCGTTCAAGAACGTCGGCCCGTCGGCCGGCGCGTCGCTCACCCACCTGCACAGCCAGATCGTCGCGCTGCCGATGCTCTCCACGCAGCAGGAGATCGAGGCCGCGCTGCTCGCAAGTCAGGACTCGCCCGCAGACGCCTGGCGGGCGTGGCGCGAACGCGAGCTGGCAGACCCGGCGCGGTTGCTCGCGGAAGACGCGGGCCTGGTCGCCTTCTGCCCGACCGTCAGCCGTGCGTCGGGCGAGTTCTGGGTGGTGCCGCGGCACGGCGGCCCGTTCTTCGAGGACGCGCTGCCGGACGCGTCGGCCAGCGACCGCATGGCCGCGCTGCTCTTCCCACTGGTTGCGCGGTTGGAGCAGCGGATCCTGCCGGCCGGCTACAACCTGATCGTCAGCACCGCGCCGACAACCGGCGTGCTCGCGGACGCGTTCTGCTGGCGCCTTGAAGTCGTGCCGCGCGTCGCGTCGCTCGCCGGCTTCGAACTTGGCGCCGGCATGTTCATTAACACGCTGCCGCCCGACGAGGCCGCCGCGCTGCTGCGCGGCTGA
- the glgA gene encoding glycogen synthase GlgA — protein sequence MNILFATTEAVPFCKTGGLGDVCGALPIELEKLGDRPTVIMPAFRQALESGQPIESTGVRFQTPIGRKLVSGELLRSTLPGSGVPVYLIKQDEYFDRPELYWDGQSDYHDNCERFVFFARAVLEAIRALDLEVDVLHCHDWQAGLLPVYLKTLYADRTRYRSIASLFTVHNLAYQGSFWHWDMELTGIGWEYFTPQHLEFYGRLNFMKAALMFADVLTTVSPRYAMEIQSPPASCGLEGVLRHRSDQLFGVLNGADYGAWNPATDPHIAANYDADNFLHGKGVCKAALQREMGLPERSGIPLIASVGRLAEQKGFDLIADVLPRWAEQIDVQWVLLGTGDQRYHELLARLQDEYPERVAVRLGFSNELAHRIEAGADLFLMPSRYEPCGLNQLYSLKYGAVPVVRETGGLADTITNCTDATLANGTANGFSFGDASPHALSDAIDRGCRAYQDEGVWNRLVQTGMRQDWSWARSAHRYDELYRLAVSQVREQPVMQ from the coding sequence GTGAATATCCTCTTTGCCACTACCGAAGCGGTCCCGTTCTGCAAGACCGGAGGCCTGGGCGACGTTTGCGGCGCCCTGCCGATCGAGCTCGAGAAGCTGGGCGACCGCCCCACGGTCATCATGCCGGCGTTCCGTCAGGCGCTGGAGTCGGGCCAGCCGATCGAGAGCACCGGCGTCCGGTTCCAGACGCCCATCGGCCGCAAGCTGGTCTCCGGCGAGCTGCTGCGGAGCACCCTGCCGGGCTCGGGCGTGCCGGTCTACCTGATCAAGCAGGACGAGTACTTCGACCGGCCCGAGCTGTACTGGGACGGCCAGTCCGACTACCACGACAACTGCGAGCGGTTCGTATTCTTCGCGCGGGCCGTGCTTGAGGCGATCCGCGCGCTCGACCTGGAGGTCGACGTGCTGCACTGCCACGACTGGCAGGCGGGCCTGCTGCCGGTGTACCTCAAGACGCTGTACGCCGACCGCACACGCTACCGGTCGATCGCGTCGCTGTTCACCGTCCACAACCTGGCGTACCAGGGCAGCTTCTGGCACTGGGACATGGAGCTCACCGGCATCGGCTGGGAGTACTTCACGCCCCAGCACCTGGAGTTCTACGGCCGGCTCAACTTCATGAAGGCCGCGCTGATGTTCGCCGACGTGCTGACCACCGTCAGCCCGCGGTACGCGATGGAGATCCAGTCGCCGCCGGCCAGTTGCGGGTTGGAGGGCGTGCTGCGGCACCGCAGTGACCAGCTGTTCGGCGTCCTCAACGGCGCCGACTACGGCGCTTGGAACCCGGCCACCGACCCGCACATCGCCGCCAACTACGACGCCGACAACTTCCTGCACGGCAAGGGCGTCTGCAAGGCGGCCCTGCAGCGCGAGATGGGCCTGCCCGAGCGGTCGGGCATCCCGCTGATCGCCAGCGTCGGCCGCCTGGCCGAGCAGAAGGGCTTCGACCTGATCGCCGACGTGCTGCCCCGCTGGGCGGAGCAGATCGACGTGCAGTGGGTCCTCTTGGGCACGGGCGACCAACGCTACCACGAGCTCCTCGCCCGCCTGCAGGACGAGTACCCCGAGCGGGTCGCCGTGCGGTTGGGCTTCAGCAACGAACTGGCGCACCGCATTGAGGCGGGCGCCGACCTGTTCCTCATGCCCAGCCGTTACGAGCCGTGCGGCCTGAACCAGCTGTACAGCCTCAAGTACGGCGCCGTGCCAGTGGTCCGCGAGACCGGCGGCCTGGCCGACACCATCACCAACTGCACCGACGCGACCCTGGCCAACGGCACGGCCAACGGGTTCTCGTTCGGCGACGCCAGCCCCCACGCGCTGTCGGACGCCATCGACCGCGGCTGCCGCGCCTACCAGGACGAGGGCGTGTGGAACCGGCTGGTCCAGACCGGCATGCGTCAGGACTGGAGCTGGGCCCGCAGCGCCCACCGGTACGACGAACTCTACCGCCTCGCGGTTTCACAGGTTCGTGAGCAGCCGGTGATGCAGTAG
- a CDS encoding CsbD family protein, whose amino-acid sequence MNWDQIEGKWKQAKGQAQQKWGKLTDDDLDVVDGKREELVGKVQEKYGIAREEAEEQVANFEKSCSC is encoded by the coding sequence ATGAACTGGGACCAGATCGAAGGCAAGTGGAAGCAGGCCAAGGGCCAGGCTCAGCAGAAGTGGGGCAAACTCACCGATGATGACCTGGACGTTGTCGATGGCAAGCGGGAAGAACTCGTCGGCAAGGTGCAGGAGAAGTACGGCATCGCCCGCGAGGAGGCGGAGGAGCAAGTCGCAAACTTCGAGAAGTCTTGCAGCTGCTAG
- a CDS encoding PRC-barrel domain-containing protein: MSIKKWTSACITTAVGAALCAGSLAGDPATVAAQPDHQDATRRTANYGSTGTGSLDQTTAGHSIRASKLIGMAIENPAEEGVGEVSDIVLDARTGKIQYVAVTYGGFLGVGNKMFAVPYQAFRVKQDPDDPNDLDDRVLVLDVTQEKLEGAEGFDENHWPDTTDPTFTTRMNKRYGVMEDHMDRRVDDRNRSTTNRRGVTNPQRDE, translated from the coding sequence ATGTCTATCAAGAAATGGACCTCGGCGTGCATCACAACGGCTGTCGGCGCGGCCCTCTGCGCTGGTTCGCTCGCGGGCGACCCGGCCACGGTTGCCGCTCAGCCTGACCATCAGGACGCCACACGCCGCACCGCCAACTACGGCTCGACCGGCACCGGCAGCCTCGACCAGACGACCGCTGGCCACAGCATCCGCGCCAGCAAGCTAATCGGCATGGCGATTGAAAACCCGGCCGAAGAGGGAGTCGGTGAGGTGAGTGACATCGTCCTCGACGCCCGCACCGGCAAGATCCAGTACGTCGCGGTCACCTACGGCGGCTTCTTGGGAGTTGGCAACAAGATGTTTGCCGTTCCGTACCAGGCGTTCCGCGTGAAGCAGGACCCCGACGACCCGAACGATCTCGATGATCGCGTGCTCGTGCTTGACGTCACGCAAGAGAAGCTGGAAGGCGCCGAAGGATTCGACGAGAACCACTGGCCCGACACGACCGACCCGACGTTCACCACGCGTATGAACAAACGGTACGGCGTGATGGAGGACCACATGGATCGTCGCGTCGACGACCGCAATCGCAGCACGACGAACCGCCGCGGTGTAACCAACCCTCAGCGCGACGAGTAA
- a CDS encoding DNRLRE domain-containing protein has product MRQTIAALLAALAPTCALAQQTITFQNGLDGYAGTFDRRISLTTSVSGRDLDTSTSPYWIDGDPQDASRADVLFRFDDIVGPSAIPAGATILSATLNLRTTGEDVNENSRSGESFNVYRLTQAFDDSSTLDGDFGNGDDEFTNDVDGVEPEQGEADWILSTFDTPVGGSGLEPDMTYSADITRAVQSWVNGDTNYGVAVLSDHVDQDDGWSVHSTGSPTVEHRPSLTVTYSTNPNYRVFELQNGLNNYAGATDRVLNLVTDVAGTNDDRSDDTVEAGVDGSTLSEVYLDGDNGADSYDTPYLIRFDTSSVTGDVTKAELLITTGFSGGASDTPGPFTVHQLLTPFDAASQYGDFAGDVQAMINAGQIGPVVEEVLDVEESEYVRVDVTSIVRNWHDGDENYGFYIGANGTSNGWQIFTTGAVDSDLAPMLRITTVPEPISLALLALGGLLPLRRRG; this is encoded by the coding sequence ATGAGGCAAACGATCGCGGCCCTGCTGGCCGCCCTTGCGCCGACCTGCGCACTCGCGCAGCAGACGATCACCTTTCAAAATGGGCTGGACGGCTATGCCGGCACGTTCGACCGGAGGATAAGTCTCACCACCAGCGTCAGCGGGCGGGACCTGGACACGTCCACCTCGCCGTACTGGATTGACGGCGACCCCCAGGACGCCAGCCGGGCCGACGTTCTGTTCCGCTTCGACGATATCGTCGGCCCCTCGGCCATCCCCGCCGGCGCGACGATCCTCAGCGCGACACTGAACCTCCGCACCACGGGCGAGGACGTGAACGAGAACTCCCGTTCCGGCGAGAGCTTCAACGTCTACCGCCTGACGCAAGCGTTCGACGACTCCTCGACCCTCGACGGCGACTTCGGCAATGGCGATGACGAGTTCACCAACGACGTCGACGGCGTCGAGCCCGAGCAGGGCGAGGCCGACTGGATCCTCAGCACATTCGATACCCCGGTCGGCGGCTCGGGGCTCGAGCCCGACATGACCTACAGCGCCGACATCACCCGCGCTGTGCAGAGCTGGGTCAACGGCGACACCAATTACGGGGTGGCCGTGCTGAGCGACCACGTCGACCAGGACGACGGCTGGAGCGTCCACTCCACCGGATCGCCAACCGTCGAGCACCGCCCCAGCCTGACCGTCACCTACAGCACGAACCCGAACTACCGGGTGTTCGAGCTGCAGAACGGGCTTAACAACTACGCCGGCGCGACCGACAGGGTGCTGAACCTGGTGACCGACGTCGCGGGCACCAACGACGATCGCAGCGACGACACGGTAGAGGCCGGCGTCGACGGCTCGACCCTGAGCGAGGTCTACCTGGACGGCGACAACGGCGCCGACTCGTACGACACCCCCTACCTGATCCGGTTCGACACCAGCTCCGTGACCGGCGACGTCACGAAGGCGGAGCTGCTGATCACCACCGGCTTCAGCGGCGGCGCGTCGGACACCCCGGGACCGTTCACGGTGCACCAGCTGCTCACGCCGTTCGATGCGGCTTCACAGTACGGCGACTTCGCCGGCGACGTGCAGGCCATGATCAACGCCGGCCAGATCGGCCCGGTCGTCGAAGAGGTGCTCGATGTTGAAGAGTCCGAGTACGTGCGGGTCGACGTCACGTCGATCGTCCGCAACTGGCACGACGGCGACGAAAACTACGGCTTCTACATCGGCGCCAACGGCACCTCCAACGGCTGGCAGATCTTCACCACCGGCGCCGTCGACTCCGACCTGGCCCCGATGCTGCGGATCACAACCGTCCCCGAGCCGATCAGCCTGGCGCTGCTGGCGCTGGGCGGCCTGCTGCCGCTGCGGCGCCGCGGCTAG
- a CDS encoding DNRLRE domain-containing protein has translation MRPTTTGLLSMLALATSVSAAEHSISFQNGVSGYQGAFDRRISSAGDVNGAHVDTSTPPLNSQDRFAAWNHRGGRSDVLIRFDDIVGAGAIPSGATILSATLDLRTASHVGPTVAPGIFAVLRLAVPFDGNSTFDGTFGDGDSSYLSAQDGIDTDNGEADWLIGSLDAGVNEPRFEPNAFYSVDVTRAVQVWAEGGPNLGLAIVNVEGAQTGDWSMHSTGHPDPTYRPRLSVTYTTDPGYRVHELQEGLSGYNGTTDVVLNLLENDNSTPADRSDDVVAAGVDASQVPVAVVDGDDGAGSYDTSYLIHFDTSKVTGRIAKAELLLSTDWQTFQSGDSRGPVTAHQLLTPFNPGSVYDDFAGDAEAMQAANQIGPAVDAAVDILDSELVSLDVTSIVNNWQSGQANNGIYLGAADGNTDSWRFYSSGAADSDLRPLLRITVVVPEPAGGWLLAAVGLIPWRQR, from the coding sequence ATGAGACCAACGACTACTGGCCTGCTGTCGATGCTCGCTCTCGCCACTTCGGTGTCAGCGGCGGAGCACTCAATCTCTTTCCAGAACGGTGTGAGCGGCTATCAAGGCGCGTTCGACCGCCGCATCAGCAGTGCGGGGGACGTGAACGGCGCGCATGTCGACACCAGCACGCCGCCTCTGAACAGCCAAGACAGGTTTGCCGCGTGGAACCACCGGGGCGGGCGGTCCGACGTGCTGATTCGATTTGACGATATCGTGGGCGCCGGCGCCATCCCGAGCGGCGCCACCATCCTCTCCGCGACGCTAGACCTACGCACCGCAAGCCACGTCGGCCCGACCGTTGCACCAGGAATCTTCGCAGTGCTGCGTCTCGCCGTGCCATTCGACGGCAACTCCACGTTCGACGGGACGTTCGGCGATGGCGACAGCTCCTACCTGAGTGCACAGGATGGGATCGACACCGACAATGGGGAAGCGGACTGGCTGATCGGATCTCTGGACGCGGGCGTCAACGAGCCGCGTTTTGAGCCAAACGCCTTCTACAGCGTCGACGTGACGCGCGCCGTCCAGGTATGGGCTGAGGGCGGGCCAAACCTCGGGCTCGCTATCGTCAACGTTGAGGGCGCCCAAACCGGCGATTGGAGTATGCATTCGACCGGCCACCCCGACCCGACCTACCGTCCCCGCTTGTCAGTGACCTACACCACCGACCCCGGATACCGCGTGCACGAGCTGCAGGAAGGCCTTTCAGGCTATAACGGAACGACCGACGTCGTCTTGAACCTGCTTGAGAACGACAACTCGACGCCCGCGGATCGCAGCGACGACGTTGTCGCCGCAGGTGTGGACGCTTCGCAGGTTCCGGTCGCCGTGGTCGACGGCGATGACGGCGCTGGCTCGTACGATACGTCCTACCTGATCCACTTCGACACGTCGAAGGTGACCGGGCGAATCGCCAAGGCCGAGTTGCTCCTTTCAACCGACTGGCAGACATTCCAGAGCGGCGACAGCCGCGGACCGGTCACCGCCCACCAGCTGCTCACCCCGTTCAACCCAGGCTCGGTCTACGACGACTTCGCCGGCGACGCCGAGGCCATGCAGGCCGCGAATCAGATCGGGCCGGCGGTTGATGCAGCGGTGGACATTCTCGACAGCGAGCTGGTGAGCCTGGACGTGACATCAATCGTTAACAACTGGCAGTCGGGCCAAGCGAACAACGGCATCTATCTGGGCGCCGCTGACGGCAATACTGACTCATGGAGGTTCTACAGCTCCGGGGCGGCCGACTCGGACCTGCGCCCGCTGCTGAGAATCACAGTGGTTGTGCCGGAGCCGGCTGGCGGCTGGCTCCTGGCGGCGGTCGGACTAATCCCTTGGCGTCAACGATAG
- a CDS encoding alpha-L-arabinofuranosidase C-terminal domain-containing protein: MRRLSAVLVLFLCASASAQQADIKVHVDQPTVELSPHLYGLFFEDINFSADGGLYAELVQNRSFEYYPIPGWNPLSERYHALSSWEKVERDGAECEIAAEKGIPLNRNNPTYLTVAIRRAGQGAGVKNQGWSGIRLDEGQEYRVSLYSRWESRRGAPLTVTLVDQDGHECGSAELPASGADWRQAEAVIKSDRTTDDASLVVTTTGRGKLCLDMVSLFPSNTFKGHKNGLREDLAQSLADLNPKFFRFPGGCIAHGHSLQNAYRWKDTVGDVAERRPNWNRWGYHQTYGLGYFEYFQLCEDIGAHPLPVVPVGVSCGFNQPYQCVPLDELHTWVQDALDLIEFANGPADSTWGKVRAEMGHPEPFNMEFVCLGNEEHDTPEFAERFPYFVEAIRKAYPDIKIIGTSGLSPSIPLYRQMQRLNVYSSDEHYYESPEWFVQNQDRFDDFDRDAPKIFVGEYASRGNRLVNAIGEAAYLTGVERNGDIVDMACYAPLLADVHNTQWTAANLIHFDKRNLVKTPNYHVQQLFAQNKGDVFLQTEIDQSVDEADLPSYAGAVGMGTWSTAAEVRNAKLNGEPLDPADWTPHGGKFNAKDGALRQADRDAQGVISVSTAEAPAKAVYEFEARKLGGAEGVLMVFGCEDPENYFWWNIGGWGNTQHAIEQCVDGVKHSLVETRGSIEADRWYKLRVETEPGRIRCYLDDKLVHDYQEQGPRVSVSSTLDKQAGEVILKLVNPTGYEVAADVSIDGAKVKAGEVDATLLTGAPGDDNSIDNPDNVAPVEKEVTVGDRFQLTLPPSSLQVLRLPVE; encoded by the coding sequence ATGCGCCGTCTATCTGCGGTACTCGTGTTGTTTCTCTGCGCGTCGGCCTCTGCCCAGCAGGCCGATATCAAGGTGCACGTCGACCAGCCCACGGTCGAACTCAGCCCGCACCTGTACGGGTTGTTCTTCGAGGACATCAACTTCTCGGCGGACGGCGGCCTGTACGCGGAGCTGGTGCAGAACCGCTCGTTCGAGTACTACCCGATCCCCGGCTGGAACCCGCTGAGCGAGCGTTACCACGCGTTGTCTTCGTGGGAGAAGGTGGAGCGCGACGGCGCCGAGTGTGAGATCGCCGCCGAGAAGGGCATCCCCCTGAACCGCAACAACCCGACCTACCTGACGGTCGCGATCCGCCGCGCGGGGCAGGGCGCCGGCGTGAAGAACCAGGGCTGGAGCGGCATCCGCTTGGACGAGGGCCAGGAGTACCGCGTGAGCCTGTACTCGCGTTGGGAGTCGCGCCGCGGCGCGCCGCTCACCGTGACGCTGGTCGACCAGGACGGCCACGAGTGCGGCTCGGCCGAGCTGCCGGCCTCCGGCGCCGATTGGCGCCAGGCCGAGGCGGTGATCAAGTCCGACCGCACCACCGACGACGCCAGCCTGGTGGTGACCACCACCGGCCGCGGCAAGCTCTGCTTGGACATGGTCTCACTGTTCCCGAGCAACACCTTTAAGGGTCACAAGAACGGCCTGCGGGAGGACCTGGCGCAGTCGCTGGCCGACCTGAACCCTAAGTTCTTCCGCTTCCCGGGCGGCTGCATCGCGCACGGCCACAGCCTGCAAAACGCCTACCGCTGGAAGGACACCGTGGGCGACGTCGCCGAGCGGCGGCCCAACTGGAACCGCTGGGGCTACCACCAGACCTACGGCCTGGGCTACTTCGAGTACTTCCAGCTCTGCGAGGACATCGGCGCCCACCCGCTGCCGGTGGTCCCGGTGGGCGTGTCTTGCGGCTTCAATCAGCCGTACCAGTGCGTGCCGCTGGACGAGCTGCACACCTGGGTGCAGGACGCGCTGGACCTGATCGAGTTCGCCAACGGCCCGGCCGACAGCACGTGGGGCAAGGTGCGGGCCGAGATGGGCCACCCCGAGCCGTTCAACATGGAGTTCGTCTGCCTGGGCAACGAGGAGCACGACACGCCCGAGTTCGCCGAGCGGTTCCCGTACTTCGTCGAGGCGATCCGCAAGGCGTACCCGGACATCAAGATCATCGGCACCTCGGGTCTGAGCCCCTCAATCCCGCTGTACCGCCAGATGCAGCGACTGAACGTGTACAGCTCGGACGAGCACTACTACGAGAGCCCGGAATGGTTTGTGCAGAACCAGGACCGGTTTGACGACTTCGACCGCGACGCGCCGAAGATCTTTGTCGGCGAGTACGCGTCGCGCGGCAACCGGCTGGTCAACGCCATCGGCGAGGCCGCCTACCTGACCGGCGTCGAGCGGAACGGCGACATCGTCGACATGGCGTGCTACGCCCCGCTGCTGGCGGACGTGCACAACACGCAGTGGACCGCCGCCAACCTGATCCACTTCGACAAACGCAACCTCGTCAAGACGCCCAACTACCACGTGCAGCAGCTGTTCGCCCAGAACAAGGGCGACGTGTTCCTGCAGACCGAAATCGACCAGTCGGTCGACGAGGCGGACCTGCCGTCGTACGCCGGCGCGGTCGGCATGGGCACCTGGTCCACCGCGGCCGAGGTCCGCAACGCCAAGCTCAACGGCGAGCCGCTCGACCCCGCCGACTGGACCCCGCACGGCGGCAAGTTCAACGCCAAGGACGGCGCCCTCCGCCAGGCCGACCGCGACGCGCAGGGCGTGATCAGCGTCTCTACCGCCGAGGCGCCCGCCAAAGCGGTCTACGAGTTCGAGGCCCGCAAGCTCGGCGGCGCCGAAGGCGTGCTGATGGTGTTCGGGTGCGAGGACCCGGAGAACTACTTCTGGTGGAACATCGGCGGCTGGGGCAACACGCAGCACGCGATCGAGCAGTGCGTGGACGGCGTGAAGCACTCGCTCGTTGAGACCCGCGGCTCGATCGAGGCCGACCGTTGGTACAAGCTCCGCGTCGAGACCGAGCCCGGCCGCATCCGCTGCTACCTGGACGACAAGCTGGTGCACGACTACCAGGAGCAGGGGCCGCGGGTGAGCGTCTCTAGCACGCTGGACAAGCAGGCCGGCGAGGTGATCCTCAAGCTGGTCAACCCGACCGGCTACGAGGTCGCGGCCGACGTGTCGATCGACGGCGCCAAGGTCAAGGCCGGCGAGGTCGACGCCACGCTGCTGACCGGCGCCCCGGGCGACGACAACTCCATCGACAACCCGGACAACGTGGCCCCGGTGGAGAAGGAGGTCACGGTCGGCGACCGCTTCCAGCTGACCCTGCCGCCCAGCTCGCTGCAGGTGCTCCGGCTGCCGGTAGAGTAG
- a CDS encoding amino acid aminotransferase, with amino-acid sequence MADPSDESPQAMFESVSAAPPDAILGLTDAYKADPNPDKINLGVGVYQDASGKTPVLGTVREAASRLAKDLASKSYLPITGSAEYGEAVQKLMFGVEDEIVRSRRAVTAHTPGGTGALRVTADFLKQNFEDATVWLSQPTWANHPAVFAAAGVPTKIYSYFDKAANGLAFDKMIADLKKIPSGDVVLLHGCCHNPTGIDPTPEQWKQIAETLRSMGAMPLIDFAYQGFGEGIQEDAAGLQAFCRPGEELIVCSSFSKNFGLYRERVGAATFVTADQDSALRVGSQVKRAIRSNYSNPPSHGAELVVTILTDHKLRQQWDGEVAEMRDRINGMRKLLVEKLAEHGAPGDHSFIQQQRGMFSFSGLTPEQVERLKHDYAIYIVGSGRINVAGITPQNVDRLAHSITDVLKG; translated from the coding sequence ATGGCTGATCCTTCTGACGAAAGCCCGCAAGCGATGTTCGAGTCCGTTTCCGCCGCCCCGCCCGACGCCATCCTCGGCCTGACCGACGCCTACAAAGCGGACCCCAACCCGGACAAAATCAACCTGGGCGTGGGCGTGTATCAGGACGCGAGCGGCAAGACGCCGGTGCTGGGCACGGTGCGCGAGGCGGCGTCGCGGCTCGCCAAGGACCTGGCCTCGAAGTCTTACCTGCCGATCACCGGCTCGGCCGAGTACGGCGAGGCGGTGCAGAAGCTGATGTTCGGCGTGGAGGACGAGATCGTCCGCTCGCGCCGCGCGGTCACGGCCCACACGCCGGGCGGCACCGGCGCGCTGCGCGTCACCGCCGACTTCCTCAAGCAGAACTTCGAGGACGCCACGGTCTGGCTGTCGCAGCCCACCTGGGCCAACCACCCGGCCGTGTTCGCCGCCGCCGGCGTGCCGACCAAGATCTACTCCTACTTCGACAAGGCGGCCAACGGCCTGGCGTTCGACAAGATGATCGCCGACCTGAAGAAGATCCCCTCGGGCGATGTGGTGCTGCTGCACGGCTGCTGCCACAACCCGACCGGCATCGACCCCACGCCCGAGCAGTGGAAGCAGATCGCCGAGACGCTACGCAGCATGGGCGCGATGCCGCTGATCGACTTCGCCTACCAGGGCTTCGGCGAGGGGATCCAGGAGGATGCCGCCGGCCTGCAGGCGTTCTGCCGCCCCGGGGAGGAGCTGATCGTGTGCAGCTCGTTCTCCAAGAACTTCGGCTTGTACCGCGAGCGCGTCGGCGCGGCGACCTTCGTCACCGCCGACCAGGACTCCGCGCTGCGGGTCGGCAGCCAGGTGAAGCGGGCGATCCGCAGCAACTACTCCAACCCGCCGTCGCACGGCGCCGAGCTGGTGGTGACCATCCTGACCGACCACAAGCTACGCCAGCAGTGGGACGGCGAGGTCGCCGAGATGCGCGACCGCATCAACGGCATGCGGAAGCTGCTGGTGGAGAAGCTGGCCGAGCACGGCGCGCCCGGCGACCACTCGTTTATCCAGCAGCAGCGCGGCATGTTCTCGTTCAGCGGCCTGACCCCCGAGCAGGTCGAGCGGCTGAAGCACGACTACGCGATCTACATCGTCGGCTCCGGCCGGATCAACGTGGCCGGCATCACGCCGCAGAACGTCGATCGGCTGGCGCACTCAATCACCGACGTGCTAAAGGGCTAG